The sequence below is a genomic window from Leisingera sp. M658.
GAAGCGGAGCATGTTTCATGCTCCAGTGACGGGCGGGAGAGCCTGCTCTGCACGGAAAAGGATGATCAGCGCAGCGCGCGGGTCCAGCGGTGCAGGATGTCTTTGCCGAGGGGACGGGTTTCAACCAGCTCAAACCGCGGCGCTTCCTCCAGCCGGCCGATGCCAAGCGCACCGATCGACGGCAGACCCTCGGCCCCGATCCCCAGACCCGCAGTGAAGCCGATCAGCTCATCCACCAGATCAAATGCCAAAAGCGATGCCGCCAGCGCGCTGCCGCCTTCGCAGAACACCCGTGTCAGACCCGCCTGCCCCAGCTGCTGGAGCACATCCGCCGCGTCCAGCTGTACCCCGTGCGACGCACAGGGGATCAGATTGGCACCCAGCCCTTCCCAGGCCTGAATGCGTTCATGATCAGCGCCGTGGCCATGGCAAAGCCAGACCGGCACGTCCTTGGCGGTGCGGGCCAGCTGACCCATCAGCGGCAAGTCCAGATGGCGCGAGATCACCACCCGCACAGGCTGGTGCTCCACCCCCAGATCGCGCACGGTCAGCGAGGGATCATCAGCCCGCGCAGTCCCGCCGCCGACCATCACCGCGTCATGGCGCGCGCGCATCGCGTGCACGGCGCGACGGGCCTCCGGTCCGGTGATCCATTTGCTTTGGCCC
It includes:
- the ribD gene encoding bifunctional diaminohydroxyphosphoribosylaminopyrimidine deaminase/5-amino-6-(5-phosphoribosylamino)uracil reductase RibD; translated protein: MALALSLGRRGQGNCWPNPAVGCVIVQGGRVVGRGWTRPGGRPHAETEALAQAGGAARGATAYVTLEPCAHHGETPPCAQALIDAGVARVVAAIEDSDPRVSGHGFQMLRNAGIDVATGIWGAQAARDHAGFFLKTEQGRPLVTLKLAASFDGRIATGSGQSKWITGPEARRAVHAMRARHDAVMVGGGTARADDPSLTVRDLGVEHQPVRVVISRHLDLPLMGQLARTAKDVPVWLCHGHGADHERIQAWEGLGANLIPCASHGVQLDAADVLQQLGQAGLTRVFCEGGSALAASLLAFDLVDELIGFTAGLGIGAEGLPSIGALGIGRLEEAPRFELVETRPLGKDILHRWTRALR